ACGGCATCGACCAGGAGTGGATGCGCAAGCTACTCGAAGAGCTGGGCATCCCCGCCTCCGAGATGGAGAAGATGATGACCCTGGTCTTGGGGGTCATCAAACAGGAATCGGGCGGCAACCAGGGCGCGCGCTCGCCGGTCGGCGCGACCGGCCTCATGCAGCTGATGCCCGCGACCGCCCAGGGCCTCGGGGTCAACCCGAACGACCCCAAGGACAACGTGCGCGGCGGGGTCACCTACCTCATGCAGCAGCTCAAGGCCTTCGGCAACGACGTGCCCAAGGCGCTCGCCGCCTACAATGCCGGCCCCGGCAACGTGCAGAAGTACGGCGGGATCCCCCCCTTCGCCGAGACGCAGAAGTACGTGCAGAACATCACGCGGAGCGTCGGCCTGGCCTGAGACCCGCAAACGCTCGAAGCCCCGCCCATCTGGGCGGGGCTTCGAGCGTTTGGCCTCAGTCCGCCACGGCTTGCCGGGCGTCCGAAACGAGCGAGGGCCAGAGATCGATCATCGCGCTCTCGAACTCGGCCAGGAACCGCGCGAGGAACGACCCGTCGGCCATGGCCTCGGCCGAGAAGGGGTTCATGATGGTGGTGCGCAGCACGGTGACGCTGCCCTCCGGCGCGAGCGCGGCGACCAGGTCGCTGCCGAGCCTTGCTTCGAGGCCATGGCGATAGGCGTTGATGCCGAGGTCCGTCTTGGAGAGGACGAACTCGTGGCTGAACACCCGGCGCTCGATGTCGATGGCGAAGCGCTTGTAGAGCGCCTCGTTGAAGCGGTTCAGCTCGGCGCCCGAGCACGCCTCGGGCGGCAACGCGAGGAAGGTGACGACGTTCAGGTCGGGGGCGTTGAGTGGCACGATCCGGTAGCCGTGCCGGGACTCGAAGGCCCTCAGGCCCTCGTAGAGCTGGTGGGCGCATTCCACGCTCTTGCTGATCAAGCTGCCGTAACCGGTGGTGTCGAGGGGCAGGACCCGGTGGCTGAGCCAGACGGCCGCGGCCGCGGCCCCCGGCTTCGAGCCTTCGAGGATGTACTTGCCGATGGTCGTCGGCGAGGTGACGGGCGTCTCGTGGAAGACGTAGGGGGCGCTGACCGAGAGGAACTCGCGGATCCGCGAATCCCGGAACACCACCGCGCCGGCCGGGTAGGGGATGTAGCCCAGCTTGTGGGGGTCGATGGTGATGGAGTCGGTCTCTTCGAGGGCCTTGAAGCTCGCGAACAGCTCAGGAGTGTCGCCCTCGTCCACCCATTCGCCCTGCGGGCTGCGGAACATGGCCGCGGCGTAGCCGCCGTAGGCCCCGTCGATGTGGCAGTAGCAGTGCAGGCCCTGCTCTTCGGCGATCGCGCGCACGGCAAGGAGCCGGTCGAGCGCATCCACCGAGCCGGTCTCGGTCGAGCCCAGCACCGAGATCAGGGCGAGGACGGGCACCTGC
The nucleotide sequence above comes from bacterium. Encoded proteins:
- a CDS encoding lytic transglycosylase domain-containing protein, producing MRKLLEELGIPASEMEKMMTLVLGVIKQESGGNQGARSPVGATGLMQLMPATAQGLGVNPNDPKDNVRGGVTYLMQQLKAFGNDVPKALAAYNAGPGNVQKYGGIPPFAETQKYVQNITRSVGLA